One segment of Vespa velutina chromosome 17, iVesVel2.1, whole genome shotgun sequence DNA contains the following:
- the LOC124955145 gene encoding repetitive organellar protein-like isoform X1, producing the protein MEGPGISLFQGSESLQLNTSKQRLEEDEEQEDLKRRNEEINDLLTNAFDDLENDDDEDDDDDDDDDDDDDDDDNDISSANSSHYQRSAKENEHTNITKQRLPFKTQTTAQLCNDYGAYDHVDNSVNYNHDTMKNYRTESDIPLSTFDVQRDVSLYGQTLTPHKNKKPIEAHNLTMETSYELARLPNSSSCPRDLECHAEDGYTFNENYLYNYETPANHYNNHEKHYANNGYIENYGNNVQCKQIHEFGGGDNITSEEINHCFKISPNGKMLDENTIYKTTEYSSKEQLEVLYTIRMKEIKRLTEDLQKLQHQKETEMDQFSRKIVLLQAEVERSNISRNQAQHALIDAKAEIIDLQGQMASLKEKNAVLETTNQNMAEELASAKDSVVDLQQKVTVLERVHALQTSDKINEKFLKQAQEKHAVEIKNMQTQIDVLTDKLNTKPLSEDITNYDLWESSYTALEHKLADIRRAHEALILEKGDTTNRLAQALEKSQAQCRNLMATNNDQQILQLQAQIKILSQEKEDMLKNIQDLQNKLEIAKNETAQYDTLATTLDEESDSIRQMKLGDFHNRSRSKPSDDITNKLRGELQRCLAGQTVKRKEITRLENTLSQKEKELAKANVITDSCRQETARYAKRVSELELELKLLLTDKALKADAQIQKLSGHLNDVKKQYEILKEEKSNLEQKLEEAEAINQETLKKLHQESTSIQEKEVIEKYNKEYLEIHAKAVERVREEAKMDIVQLTVQLEQTQKELDHVKELYIDVCGTKEQLINEHKEEIRALKEKYGSLEEYQRDMEKLEYELETQKKFIDKLNKECETYKNKIMELQKDLSSEKRKKEEYTKKIHQEIERAKDEALKELRNADPNQQISILLPDHCSEHLQRISQLEDDNLRLEEKCQLAVEDHKKLSEYQTELDDTRLKIAQMEISQESWKKKYDNTIMERNELLTRISSLDSQLSVLNKKLKRDDSDEVKLKITRVQIENEGLKSRCETLLTEKNIFRDKITQLELELSEGKKIDQQTIENRMKNDVTFVNAKHELEKELYQYKDLVKKLSNQLDCLKGKEKECDNLQKRIKRLEEDVQEKERKIRKINDFDKITEERDQLLEKLNNQAIRFEECLRNQRQVSAKLNLSPRTLEEETDLQKIREMVIKEVREEMEQKVTQELRAIGEQYREKNKEFEERYKVTLLQKEQEVKKLKHSISEKETIFSSFKMREQFVSKFIENKLKTYHEELLTRKLKIEQLEERLKQNESDIEDERNLMAQVMTTWVAEIKDIKAKDVTMKDDIKNLREIEESLRIENNALKEQEKEIKNNIDMLKLKYQSARKSAINYKEHAEKKEKFFLSECKRIEEGYKKAMTQVQKRHDEVMSNYEEKVKIKIKEIECQHRKRIEQMENTKI; encoded by the exons ATGGAGGGACCAGGTATAAGCCTATTTCAAGGTTCTGAAAGTTTACAATTAAATACAAGTAAACAAAGATtagaggaagatgaagaacaAGAGGATCTTAAACGACGCAACGAAGAG attaatGATTTGTTGACAAATGCATTCGATGATTTAgaaaatgatgacgatgaggacgacgacgacgacgacgacgacgacgacgacgacgacgacgacgacaacgatatCAGTTCTGCTAATAGTAGCCATTATCAGCGCAGTGccaaagaaaatgaacataCCAATATCACTAAACAGAGATTACCTTTCAAAACTCAAACAACTGCACAATTATGTAATGATTATGGAGCTTATGACCATGTAGATAATTCAGTGAATTATAATCATGATACAATGAAGAATTATAGGACAGAATCTGATATTCCATTAAGTACATTTGATGTTCAAAGAGATGTTAGTTTGTATGGGCAAACACTAACAccgcataaaaataaaaaacctaTAGAGGCGCATAATTTAACTATGGAAACTTCCTACGAATTGGCAAGACTTCCAAATTCTAGTTCCTGCCCTAGAGATTTGGAATGTCACGCTGAGGATGGTTATacgtttaatgaaaattatctttataattatgagACACCAGCTAATCATTATAACAATCATGAAAAACATTATGCAAATAATggttatatagaaaattatggTAACAATGTACAATGTAAACAGATCCATGAGTTTGGCGGTGGTGATAATATTACGTCCGAAGAGATAAATCATTGCTTTAAAATAAGTCCAAATGGAAAAATGTTGGAtgaaaatacgatatataaaactaCCGAGTATAGTAGTAAAGAACAACTCGaagttttatatacaataaggatgaaagaaataaaacgactGACGGAGGATTTGCAAAAGTTACAACACCAGAAAGAAACTGAAATGGACCAGTTTAGTCGAAAGATAGTCTTGTTGCAGGCAGAAGTCGAACGATCCAACATATCCAGGAATCAAGCACAGCATGCTCTCa TTGACGCCAAGGCAGAAATTATAGATCTTCAAGGACAAATGGcatcgttaaaagaaaagaatgccGTTTTAGAGACGACAAATCAAAAt aTGGCTGAGGAATTAGCCAGTGCAAAGGATTCTGTTGTCGATCTCCAACAAAAAGTTACTGTCTTGGAGCGAGTTCATGCATTGCAAACCagtgataaaattaatgagaaatttttgaaacaaGCTCAAGAGAAACATGcagtggaaataaaaaatatgcaaaCTCAAATAGACGTACTTACGGATAAATTGAATACGAag CCGCTTAGCGAGGATATCACCAATTATGATCTTTGG gaATCATCGTATACAGCTTTGGAACACAAGTTGGCGGATATTAGAAGAGCTCACGAGGCATTAATATTGGAAAAGGGCGATACCACAAATCGTCTTGCTCAAGCATTAGAAAAAAGTCAAGCTCAGTGTCGTAATTTAATGGCTACGAATAATGATCaacaaattttacaattacaagctcaaattaaaatattatcacaagaaaaagaagatatgtTGAAGAATATTCAAGATTTACAG aataaattGGAAATAGCTAAGAATGAAACAGCGCAATATGATACATTGGCGACAACGTTAGATGAGGAATCAGATTCTATAAGACAAATGAAATTAGGAGATTTTCATAATAGATCCAGGTCAAAACCCTCGGatgatataacaaataaattaaggGGTGAATTACAAAG ATGTTTAGCCGGGCAGACtgttaagagaaaagaaataactcgTTTAGAAAATACTTTgtctcaaaaagaaaaagaacttgcTAAAGCAAACGTAATAACTGATTCGTGTAGACAAGAAACAGCTAGGTATGCTAAACGGGTCAGTGAATTAGAACTGGAATTAAAATTACTTCTTACCGATAAAGCATTAAAAGCGGATGCTCAAATACAGAAATTATCTGGTCATTTGAATGatgtaaaaaaacaatatgaaatattgaaagaagaaaaatcaaatctaGAACAAAAGTTAGAAGAGGCGGAAGCAATTAATCAAGaaacattaaagaaattaCATCAAGAAAGTACGAGTatacaagagaaagaagttattgaaaaatacaataaagaatatttagaGATACATGCTAAAGCTGTTGAAAGGGTTAGGGAGGAAGCTAAAATGGATATAGTACAATTAAC TGTACAGTTAGAACAAACACAAAAAGAATTAGATCATGTTAAGGAATTGTATATAGACGTTTGTGGTACAAAGGAACAATTGATTAATGaacataaagaagaaattagagcgttgaaagaaaaatatggtaGCTTAGAGGAATATCAAAGAGATATGGAAAAATTAGAATACGAATTGGAAAcgcaaaaaaaatttatcgacaAGCTGAATAAAGAATGTgaaacttataaaaataaaataatggaatTGCAAAAAGATTTGTCGtcggagaaacgaaagaaagaggagtatacgaaaaaaattcatcaagaaattgaaagag caAAGGATGAAGCATTGAAGGAATTAAGAAATGCGGATCCTAATCAAcaaataagtatattattgCCTGATCATTGTTCTGAACATTTACAACGAATCAGTCAA CTTGAAGATGATAATCTTCGATTGGAAGAGAAATGTCAATTGGCAGTAGAggatcataaaaaattatcagaaTATCAAACGGAATTGGACGATACAAGATTAAAGATCGCACAGATGGAGATCTCTCAGGAatcatggaaaaagaaatatgataatacTATTATGGAAAGAAATGAACTTCTTACACGTATATCTTCATTGGACTCTCAGTTATCggtattgaataaaaaattaaaaagagatgaTTCGGACGaggtgaaattaaaaataacacgtgtacaaatagaaaatgagGGTCTAAAGAGCCGTTGTGAAACATTGTTGACCGAAAAGAATATCTTTAGAGATAAAATAACACAATTGGAATTAGAATTGTCCGAGGGGAAAAAGATTGATCAACAAACTAttgaaaatagaatgaaaaacgACGTTACTTTTGTTAATGCTAAACATGAattggaaaaagaattatatcaatataaagaTTTGGTTAAAAAATTGAGTAATCAATTGGATTGTttaaagggaaaggaaaaggagtgTGATAATTTgcagaaaaggataaagaggCTCGAAGAGGAtgtacaagagaaagagagaaagattagaaaaataaatgatttcgatAAGATTACGGAGGAGAGGGATCaacttttagaaaaattaaataatcaagCTATACGCTTTGAGGAATGTCTTAGGAATCAAAGGCAAGTATCTgcaaaattgaatttatcacCTCGCACTTTGGAAGAGGAGACGGATTTacaaaagataagagaaatggTAATAAAGGAGGTCAGAGAAGAAATGGAACAAAAAGTTACTCAAGAACTTCGAGCGATAGGAGAAcaatatcgagaaaaaaataaagaattcgaagaaagatataaagtgACATTGTTACAGAAGGAACAGGAGGTGAAAAAATTGAAGCACAGTATatcggaaaaagaaacaattttttcgtCCTTTAAAATGAGAGAACAATTTGTtagtaaatttattgaaaacaaattaaagACGTATCACGAAGAATTGTTAACGAGAAAGTTGAAAATCGAACAATTAGAGGAAAGATTAAAGCAAAATGAAAGTGACATAGAGGATGAAAGAAATCTGATGGCTCAGGTAATGACCACTTGGGTTGCAGAAATCAAAGATATTAAAGCGAAAGATGTAACTATGaaagatgatataaaaaatttaagagaaatagaagaaagtttaagaatagaaaataatgcgttgaaagaacaagagaaagaaataaaaaataatatagatatgcTAAAGCTTAAATATCAATCAGCAAGGAAATCTGCCATTAATTATAAG GAGCAcgcagagaaaaaagaaaaattctttctaagCGAATGCAAACGTATAGaagaaggatataaaaaagcCATGACACAAGTACAAAAAAGACATGACGAAGTTATGAGTAATTatgaggaaaaagtaaaaataaagattaaggAAATCGAGTGTcaacatagaaagagaatagaacaAATGGAAAACACAAAAATCTAA
- the LOC124955145 gene encoding repetitive organellar protein-like isoform X2, which produces MEGPGISLFQGSESLQLNTSKQRLEEDEEQEDLKRRNEEINDLLTNAFDDLENDDDEDDDDDDDDDDDDDDDDNDISSANSSHYQRSAKENEHTNITKQRLPFKTQTTAQLCNDYGAYDHVDNSVNYNHDTMKNYRTESDIPLSTFDVQRDVSLYGQTLTPHKNKKPIEAHNLTMETSYELARLPNSSSCPRDLECHAEDGYTFNENYLYNYETPANHYNNHEKHYANNGYIENYGNNVQCKQIHEFGGGDNITSEEINHCFKISPNGKMLDENTIYKTTEYSSKEQLEVLYTIRMKEIKRLTEDLQKLQHQKETEMDQFSRKIVLLQAEVERSNISRNQAQHALIDAKAEIIDLQGQMASLKEKNAVLETTNQNMAEELASAKDSVVDLQQKVTVLERVHALQTSDKINEKFLKQAQEKHAVEIKNMQTQIDVLTDKLNTKESSYTALEHKLADIRRAHEALILEKGDTTNRLAQALEKSQAQCRNLMATNNDQQILQLQAQIKILSQEKEDMLKNIQDLQNKLEIAKNETAQYDTLATTLDEESDSIRQMKLGDFHNRSRSKPSDDITNKLRGELQRCLAGQTVKRKEITRLENTLSQKEKELAKANVITDSCRQETARYAKRVSELELELKLLLTDKALKADAQIQKLSGHLNDVKKQYEILKEEKSNLEQKLEEAEAINQETLKKLHQESTSIQEKEVIEKYNKEYLEIHAKAVERVREEAKMDIVQLTVQLEQTQKELDHVKELYIDVCGTKEQLINEHKEEIRALKEKYGSLEEYQRDMEKLEYELETQKKFIDKLNKECETYKNKIMELQKDLSSEKRKKEEYTKKIHQEIERAKDEALKELRNADPNQQISILLPDHCSEHLQRISQLEDDNLRLEEKCQLAVEDHKKLSEYQTELDDTRLKIAQMEISQESWKKKYDNTIMERNELLTRISSLDSQLSVLNKKLKRDDSDEVKLKITRVQIENEGLKSRCETLLTEKNIFRDKITQLELELSEGKKIDQQTIENRMKNDVTFVNAKHELEKELYQYKDLVKKLSNQLDCLKGKEKECDNLQKRIKRLEEDVQEKERKIRKINDFDKITEERDQLLEKLNNQAIRFEECLRNQRQVSAKLNLSPRTLEEETDLQKIREMVIKEVREEMEQKVTQELRAIGEQYREKNKEFEERYKVTLLQKEQEVKKLKHSISEKETIFSSFKMREQFVSKFIENKLKTYHEELLTRKLKIEQLEERLKQNESDIEDERNLMAQVMTTWVAEIKDIKAKDVTMKDDIKNLREIEESLRIENNALKEQEKEIKNNIDMLKLKYQSARKSAINYKEHAEKKEKFFLSECKRIEEGYKKAMTQVQKRHDEVMSNYEEKVKIKIKEIECQHRKRIEQMENTKI; this is translated from the exons ATGGAGGGACCAGGTATAAGCCTATTTCAAGGTTCTGAAAGTTTACAATTAAATACAAGTAAACAAAGATtagaggaagatgaagaacaAGAGGATCTTAAACGACGCAACGAAGAG attaatGATTTGTTGACAAATGCATTCGATGATTTAgaaaatgatgacgatgaggacgacgacgacgacgacgacgacgacgacgacgacgacgacgacgacaacgatatCAGTTCTGCTAATAGTAGCCATTATCAGCGCAGTGccaaagaaaatgaacataCCAATATCACTAAACAGAGATTACCTTTCAAAACTCAAACAACTGCACAATTATGTAATGATTATGGAGCTTATGACCATGTAGATAATTCAGTGAATTATAATCATGATACAATGAAGAATTATAGGACAGAATCTGATATTCCATTAAGTACATTTGATGTTCAAAGAGATGTTAGTTTGTATGGGCAAACACTAACAccgcataaaaataaaaaacctaTAGAGGCGCATAATTTAACTATGGAAACTTCCTACGAATTGGCAAGACTTCCAAATTCTAGTTCCTGCCCTAGAGATTTGGAATGTCACGCTGAGGATGGTTATacgtttaatgaaaattatctttataattatgagACACCAGCTAATCATTATAACAATCATGAAAAACATTATGCAAATAATggttatatagaaaattatggTAACAATGTACAATGTAAACAGATCCATGAGTTTGGCGGTGGTGATAATATTACGTCCGAAGAGATAAATCATTGCTTTAAAATAAGTCCAAATGGAAAAATGTTGGAtgaaaatacgatatataaaactaCCGAGTATAGTAGTAAAGAACAACTCGaagttttatatacaataaggatgaaagaaataaaacgactGACGGAGGATTTGCAAAAGTTACAACACCAGAAAGAAACTGAAATGGACCAGTTTAGTCGAAAGATAGTCTTGTTGCAGGCAGAAGTCGAACGATCCAACATATCCAGGAATCAAGCACAGCATGCTCTCa TTGACGCCAAGGCAGAAATTATAGATCTTCAAGGACAAATGGcatcgttaaaagaaaagaatgccGTTTTAGAGACGACAAATCAAAAt aTGGCTGAGGAATTAGCCAGTGCAAAGGATTCTGTTGTCGATCTCCAACAAAAAGTTACTGTCTTGGAGCGAGTTCATGCATTGCAAACCagtgataaaattaatgagaaatttttgaaacaaGCTCAAGAGAAACATGcagtggaaataaaaaatatgcaaaCTCAAATAGACGTACTTACGGATAAATTGAATACGAag gaATCATCGTATACAGCTTTGGAACACAAGTTGGCGGATATTAGAAGAGCTCACGAGGCATTAATATTGGAAAAGGGCGATACCACAAATCGTCTTGCTCAAGCATTAGAAAAAAGTCAAGCTCAGTGTCGTAATTTAATGGCTACGAATAATGATCaacaaattttacaattacaagctcaaattaaaatattatcacaagaaaaagaagatatgtTGAAGAATATTCAAGATTTACAG aataaattGGAAATAGCTAAGAATGAAACAGCGCAATATGATACATTGGCGACAACGTTAGATGAGGAATCAGATTCTATAAGACAAATGAAATTAGGAGATTTTCATAATAGATCCAGGTCAAAACCCTCGGatgatataacaaataaattaaggGGTGAATTACAAAG ATGTTTAGCCGGGCAGACtgttaagagaaaagaaataactcgTTTAGAAAATACTTTgtctcaaaaagaaaaagaacttgcTAAAGCAAACGTAATAACTGATTCGTGTAGACAAGAAACAGCTAGGTATGCTAAACGGGTCAGTGAATTAGAACTGGAATTAAAATTACTTCTTACCGATAAAGCATTAAAAGCGGATGCTCAAATACAGAAATTATCTGGTCATTTGAATGatgtaaaaaaacaatatgaaatattgaaagaagaaaaatcaaatctaGAACAAAAGTTAGAAGAGGCGGAAGCAATTAATCAAGaaacattaaagaaattaCATCAAGAAAGTACGAGTatacaagagaaagaagttattgaaaaatacaataaagaatatttagaGATACATGCTAAAGCTGTTGAAAGGGTTAGGGAGGAAGCTAAAATGGATATAGTACAATTAAC TGTACAGTTAGAACAAACACAAAAAGAATTAGATCATGTTAAGGAATTGTATATAGACGTTTGTGGTACAAAGGAACAATTGATTAATGaacataaagaagaaattagagcgttgaaagaaaaatatggtaGCTTAGAGGAATATCAAAGAGATATGGAAAAATTAGAATACGAATTGGAAAcgcaaaaaaaatttatcgacaAGCTGAATAAAGAATGTgaaacttataaaaataaaataatggaatTGCAAAAAGATTTGTCGtcggagaaacgaaagaaagaggagtatacgaaaaaaattcatcaagaaattgaaagag caAAGGATGAAGCATTGAAGGAATTAAGAAATGCGGATCCTAATCAAcaaataagtatattattgCCTGATCATTGTTCTGAACATTTACAACGAATCAGTCAA CTTGAAGATGATAATCTTCGATTGGAAGAGAAATGTCAATTGGCAGTAGAggatcataaaaaattatcagaaTATCAAACGGAATTGGACGATACAAGATTAAAGATCGCACAGATGGAGATCTCTCAGGAatcatggaaaaagaaatatgataatacTATTATGGAAAGAAATGAACTTCTTACACGTATATCTTCATTGGACTCTCAGTTATCggtattgaataaaaaattaaaaagagatgaTTCGGACGaggtgaaattaaaaataacacgtgtacaaatagaaaatgagGGTCTAAAGAGCCGTTGTGAAACATTGTTGACCGAAAAGAATATCTTTAGAGATAAAATAACACAATTGGAATTAGAATTGTCCGAGGGGAAAAAGATTGATCAACAAACTAttgaaaatagaatgaaaaacgACGTTACTTTTGTTAATGCTAAACATGAattggaaaaagaattatatcaatataaagaTTTGGTTAAAAAATTGAGTAATCAATTGGATTGTttaaagggaaaggaaaaggagtgTGATAATTTgcagaaaaggataaagaggCTCGAAGAGGAtgtacaagagaaagagagaaagattagaaaaataaatgatttcgatAAGATTACGGAGGAGAGGGATCaacttttagaaaaattaaataatcaagCTATACGCTTTGAGGAATGTCTTAGGAATCAAAGGCAAGTATCTgcaaaattgaatttatcacCTCGCACTTTGGAAGAGGAGACGGATTTacaaaagataagagaaatggTAATAAAGGAGGTCAGAGAAGAAATGGAACAAAAAGTTACTCAAGAACTTCGAGCGATAGGAGAAcaatatcgagaaaaaaataaagaattcgaagaaagatataaagtgACATTGTTACAGAAGGAACAGGAGGTGAAAAAATTGAAGCACAGTATatcggaaaaagaaacaattttttcgtCCTTTAAAATGAGAGAACAATTTGTtagtaaatttattgaaaacaaattaaagACGTATCACGAAGAATTGTTAACGAGAAAGTTGAAAATCGAACAATTAGAGGAAAGATTAAAGCAAAATGAAAGTGACATAGAGGATGAAAGAAATCTGATGGCTCAGGTAATGACCACTTGGGTTGCAGAAATCAAAGATATTAAAGCGAAAGATGTAACTATGaaagatgatataaaaaatttaagagaaatagaagaaagtttaagaatagaaaataatgcgttgaaagaacaagagaaagaaataaaaaataatatagatatgcTAAAGCTTAAATATCAATCAGCAAGGAAATCTGCCATTAATTATAAG GAGCAcgcagagaaaaaagaaaaattctttctaagCGAATGCAAACGTATAGaagaaggatataaaaaagcCATGACACAAGTACAAAAAAGACATGACGAAGTTATGAGTAATTatgaggaaaaagtaaaaataaagattaaggAAATCGAGTGTcaacatagaaagagaatagaacaAATGGAAAACACAAAAATCTAA